A region of Vanessa tameamea isolate UH-Manoa-2023 chromosome 21, ilVanTame1 primary haplotype, whole genome shotgun sequence DNA encodes the following proteins:
- the LOC113394851 gene encoding uncharacterized protein LOC113394851, which translates to MQSVEWLYITNPSGIRQCVHTNERKPNTGVQMVVFGYDCLSQGEIAHEVMHILGFSHEHTRPDRDNHVTIIYENIKPGYKKFFEVREGDPLSNLPYDYASVLHYPPRAFSKNGQVTVYTNSGTKFGQRDAFSEQDVEKIGMIYGLECVERNKDYLLKTCPSVGKVSIETKEVLEEDINKYFKDRVWPYGIINYKIKDALEFTAEERENIKAVLNHIEKETCIEFRDITDEDKRNNKNDNDNTNESPENTALSIMKTEDNQTREVSSEKNTTTPVDVVTPNPNEYKLTLTITNMSLIDPISDESDTDNDTTGIKVLRHRLKAKKPKAQGRSKIKQVKKSRKGTVKEGSKKIRIPISPHRRHAVNVILLKRSSEPGCKCPPAGRPNGNKVLIIHSDCFNSVNDLLHVFVHVLGLDHQHSMHDRDTYLHILWDNLTPEIKKEMEEKLPPAASAGFAYDYQSVMHYPWLQIKDGVTNIMYPIWNDGWAMGHWQGLSWTDVQKLDVIYKKQCENRRLEMRNE; encoded by the exons ATGCAAAGTGTTGAATGGCTCTACATTACAAACCCCTCTGGTATACGGCAATGTGTTCATACCAATGAACGTAAACCCAACACTGGTGTTCAG ATGGTCGTATTCGGTTATGATTGCTTATCACAAGGTGAAATAGCTCACGAAGTGATGCATATTTTAGGATTTTCCCACGAACACACACGTCCTGATAGAGATAACCACGTAACAATCATATATGAAAACATTAAGCCcg gttataaaaaattttttgagGTTAGGGAAGGCGATCCTTTATCCAACCTCCCTTATGATTATGCGAGCGTCCTCCACTATCCACCTAGAGCCTTCTCTAAAAATGGACAAGTAACTGTATACACTAAT TCAGGTACCAAGTTCGGTCAACGAGATGCTTTCAGCGAACAGGACGTAGAAAAAATCGGAATGATATACGGGCTTGAATGCGTCGAACGAAACAAAGACTACTTACTCAAGACATGCCCGAGTGTTGGCAAAGTTAGCATTGAGACCAAAGAGGTGCTGGAAGAGGATATTAACAAATACTTTAAAGATAGAGTGTGGCCTTatggaattataaattataagattaaagACGCATTAGAATTTA cGGCTGAGGAAAGAGAAAACATAAAGGCCGTACTGAATCACATTGAGAAGGAAACTTGTATTGAATTTAGAGACATCACTGATGAAgataaacgtaataataaaaatgataacgaTAACACCAATGAATCTCCAGAAAATACTGCACTGTCGATTATGAAAACGGAAGATAATCAGACTAGAGAAGTATCGTCAGAAAAAAACACTACCACACCTGTTGACGTTGTTACACCCAATCCTAACGAATATAAACTAACACTGACCATAACTAACATGAGCTTAATCGATCCCATATCTGATGAGAGTGATACAGATAATGACACTACAGGTATAAAGGTCTTAAGACATCGATTAAAGGCAAAAAAACCAAAAGCTCAAGGACGTTCTAAGATTAAGCAAGTAAAGAAATCAAGGAAAG GAACTGTAAAAGAAGGAAGTAAGAAGATTAGGATACCAATTTCACCTCATAGACGACATGCGGTTAACGTGATCTTGTTAAAACGTTCTTCAGAGCCTGGGTGTAAATGTCCTCCAGCAGGAAGACCAAACGGAAACaaa GTTTTAATAATACACTCGGATTGTTTCAATTCCGTGAATGACTTACTCCATGTGTTTGTCCACGTGCTGGGACTGGATCACCAGCACAGCATGCACGATCGGGATACATATTTGCATATCCTCTGGGATAATCTTACTCCag AAATAAAGAAAGAGATGGAAGAAAAGCTGCCTCCCGCCGCGTCCGCAGGCTTCGCTTACGACTACCAAAGCGTCATGCATTACCCGTGGCTGCAAATAAAAGATGGCGTTACAAACATTATGTATCCAATTTGG aACGACGGTTGGGCCATGGGGCACTGGCAGGGCCTTAGCTGGACAGACGTACAGAAGCtagatgttatttataaaaaacaatgcgAAAACCGAAGACTTGAGATGCGAAACGAGTGA
- the LOC113394856 gene encoding endoplasmic reticulum resident protein 29 → MRRLITFVCVIFTVPSSYLASTSISGSIELDEFTFDKIINKFEATVVKFDVAFPYGDKHDAFVALAKESKDIEDLLFAEVGVKDYGDKDNEALANKYGASKDNFPLVKLFLKGKSEPITFDDSRGFTSDQLRRFIRDKSEIYLSLPGCIKDLDLLAIKFKNSDQDSRKNVLKEAENVLEKLGSKATPTGKIYKTIMEKILEKGDEFIKTEIARVKKILDDKISDKKRNELSGRLNILQSFTFPQKQTKKEEL, encoded by the exons atgcGGCGGTTAATAACATTCGTGTGTGTCATATTTACCGTTCCATCCTCATACTTAgcatcaacaagtattagcggTTCGATTGAATTGGACGAATTTActtttgacaaaataataaataaatttgaagcaACTGTAGTAAAATTTGATGTCGCCTTTCCATACGGTGATAAGCATGATGCTTTCGTGGCGCTCGCTAAAGAATCGAAGGACATCGAAGATTTACTATTCGCTGAAGTAGGAGTTAAGGACTATGGCGACAAAGATAATGAAGCTCTAGCAAATAAATATGGCGCTTCAAAAGATAATTTTCCAttggtaaaattatttttaaaaggtaaaaGCGAACCGATTACCTTCGATGATAGTAGAGGCTTTACTAGCGACCAGTTGCGACGGTTTATTCGCGACAAAAGTGAGATATACTTAAGCCTACCAGGGTGCATTAAAGATCTTGATTTGCTTGCTATCAAATTCAAAAACTCTGACCAAGATAGTCGTAAAAATGTCCTCAAAGAAGCTGAGAATGTTCTAGAAAAACTAGGTAGCAAG GCAACCCCAACTGGGAAaatctataaaactataatgGAGAAGATTCTAGAAAAGGgtgatgaatttattaaaactgaaatagccagagttaaaaaaatattagatgatAAAATTTCAGATAAAAAGAGGAATGAACTTAGCGGCAGATTGAACATCCTTCAGTCTTTTACATTTCctcaaaaacaaactaaaaaagAAGAATTGTAA
- the LOC113394857 gene encoding ran-specific GTPase-activating protein-like encodes MSSPTEESVRRNSESEGGEVETPEHDPHYEPIVSLPLVDIQTNEEEEEELCKIRARLYRYDTHDHEWKERGTGDIKLLRHKANNSVRVVMRRDKTLKVCANHFITPDIRMNVHCGSDKAFNWSVFADYADETCKQELLAIKFGNPQNAELWKTKFAEAQEIVRTKCSLYTQDQSSDDESSITRSEDTDTPEPKSCEKTVDEEAKKEKGENIESDGVILQLKELKVDSEKSE; translated from the exons atgtctTCGCCG ACGGAGGAGAGCGTGAGGCGTAACAGTGAAAGCGAAGGCGGAGAAGTGGAGACACCAGAGCACGATCCACATTATGAGCCTATTGTATCATTGCCACTCGTTGATATACAAACCAATGAGGAGGAAGAGGAAGAGCTCTGCAAGATACGAGCGAGGCTCTACAGATATGACACTCACGATCACGAGTGGAAG gaGCGAGGCACTGGtgatataaaattgttacgTCATAAAGCAAACAATTCAGTACGAGTTGTAATGAGACGTGACAAAACATTAAAGGTTTGCGCCAATCACTTCATTACTCCGGATATTCGTATGAATGTACATTGCGGGTCTGACAAAGCCTTCAATTGGTCTGTTTTTGCTGATTACGCAGATGAAACCTGCAAGCAGGAGTTGCTTGCTATAAAATTTGGTAATCCAcaaa ATGCAGAACTATGGAAAACGAAATTTGCTGAAGCCCAAGAAATTGTCAGAACTAAGTGCAGTCTTTACACTCAAGATCAGTCTTCAGATGACGAGAGTAGTATTACAAGAAGTGAAGATACAGACACTCCAGAACCGAAAAGTTGTGAAAAAACAGTGGACGAAGAAGCAAAGAAAGAAAAAGGTGAAAACATAGAATCTGATGGTGTCATATTACAACTTAAAGAACTTAAAGTGGACAGTGAAAAGTCAGAGTAA
- the LOC113394853 gene encoding leucine-zipper-like transcriptional regulator 1 homolog, with amino-acid sequence MQNIAKLITEQLRNPNELDISLRMEFGPFETVHKWKRMSECYEFVGARRSKHTAVAYKDAIYVFGGDNGKSMLNDLIRFDIREKSWTKTGCMGTPPAPRYHHSAVVHRSSMFVFGGYTGNILANSNLTNKNDLFEYKFQSAQWVQWKFTGQEPVPRSAHGAAVYDDKLWIFAGYDGNARLNDMWTINLVGENHQWESVEQKGDCPPTCCNFPVAVARGKMFVFSGQSGAKITNALFQFDFETHTWSRVCTEHLLRSAGPAPARRYGHVMLQHDRHLYVFGGAADSTLPSDLHCYDLDTLEWSVVHPAPESQIPSGRLFHAGAVVGDAMYIFGGTVDNNVRSGDLYRFQLSNYPRCTLHDDFGRILKSQQFCDVTLLVGAEQTEVFAHQAMLAARSQYLRAKIKEAKLTLAKSIAAGEEEAEECSYKSRPKLTVILHEATPEAFNMVLNYIYTDRIDPTEKDEDPESPATILLVMEVLRLALRLNVPRLRGLCARYLRANLCYGNVLPALHAAHRAQLACIKEYCLRFVVKDYNFTAIVMSPEFEEMDQRLMVEVIRRRQQPSSKVAAHNEQEEEIQGTTLEQDMCVFAGGGGAELADVKLRVGGAARPAHRSILAARAAYFEAMFRSFSPLDNVVNIQICDTVPSEEAFDSLLRYIYYGDTNMPTEDSLYLFQAPIYYGFTNNRLQVFCKHNLQSNVSPENVLAILQAADRMRATDIKEYALKMIVHHFDQVARQEAIKNLAQPLLVDIIWALAEEPHVDTPLPLQPRSLPPSTSADTLAEDPEYKRHRTGN; translated from the exons ATGCAAAATATAGCGAAGTTGATAACGGAGCAACTTCGCAACCCAAACGAGCTTGATATTAGCTTAAGGATGGAGTTTGGACCATTTGAAACTGTACACAAATGGAAACGAATGTCTGAATGCTATGAGTTTGTGGGGGCAAG ACGAAGTAAACACACTGCAGTTGCATACAAAGATGCAATATATGTGTTTGGTGGTGACAACGGCAAGTCTATGCTCAATGATCTTATAAGATTTGATATAAGAGAAAAATCATGGACAAAGACAGGATGTATGGGCACTCCTCCAGCCCCGAGATATCATCATTCTGCTGTG gtaCACAGATCTTCAATGTTTGTATTTGGTGGATACACTGGTAATATTTTGGCAAATTCGAATCTGACCAATAAAAATGATCTATTTGAATACAAGTTCCAAAGTGCTCAGTGGGTACAATGGAAATTTACTGGCCA AGAGCCAGTACCACGATCGGCTCACGGCGCTGCCGTTTACGACGACAAGCTGTGGATATTCGCAGGCTATGATGGAAACGCCCGGCTGAATGACATGTGGACGATTAACTTAGTG GGCGAGAACCACCAGTGGGAGAGCGTGGAGCAGAAGGGCGACTGTCCGCCGACGTGCTGCAACTTCCCGGTGGCCGTCGCGCGCGGGAAGATGTTCGTGTTCAGCGGTCAGAGCGGAGCCAAGATCACCAACGCTCTCTTCCAGTTCGACTTCGAGACACACAC CTGGAGCCGCGTGTGCACGGAGCACCTGCTGCGCAGCGCGGGCCCGGCGCCGGCGCGGCGCTACGGGCACGTCATGCTGCAGCACGACCGCCACCTCTACGTGTTCGGCGGCGCCGCCGACAGCACGCTGCCCTCCGACCTGCACTGCTACGACCTGGACACGCTCGAGTG GTCGGTGGTGCACCCGGCGCCGGAGTCGCAGATCCCGTCGGGGCGGCTGTTCCACGCGGGCGCCGTGGTGGGCGACGCCATGTACATCTTCGGCGGGACCGTCGACAATAACGTGCGCAGTGGGGACCTCTATCGCTTCCAG cTTTCGAACTACCCTCGATGCACACTACACGACGACTTCGGGCGCATCCTGAAATCGCAGCAGTTCTGCGACGTGACTCTTCTGGTCGGAGCCGAACAGACGGAAGTGTTCGCTCATCAAGCCATGCTGGCTGCGAGATCGCAGTATTTAAGAGCTAAAattaa AGAAGCGAAATTGACTCTCGCTAAAAGCATTGCGGCGGGCGAGGAGGAGGCGGAAGAGTGCTCGTACAAGTCCCGCCCCAAGCTCACCGTCATCCTGCACGAGGCGACGCCCGAGGCCTTCAACATGGTCCTCAACTATATTTACACTGACAGAATCGATCCCACTGAAAAAG ACGAGGACCCCGAGTCGCCGGCCACCATCCTGCTGGTGATGGAGGTGCTGCGCCTGGCGCTGCGGCTCAACGTGCCGCGCCTGCGCGGCCTGTGCGCGCGCTACCTGCGCGCCAACCTGTGCTACGGCAACGTGCTGCCCGCGCTGCACGCCGCGCACCGCGCGCAGCTCGCCTGCATCAAGGAGTACTGTCTCAG GTTCGTCGTAAAAGATTACAATTTTACGGCCATCGTGATGTCACCGGAGTTCGAGGAAATGGATCAGCGACTGATGGTGGAGGTGATCCGTCGCCGGCAACAGCCCTCGAGCAAGGTGGCCGCCCACAACGAACAGGAGGAGGAAATCCAAG GCACGACGCTGGAGCAGGACATGTGCGTGttcgcgggcggcggcggcgccgaGCTGGCGGACGTGAAGCTGCGCgtgggcggcgcggcgcggccgGCGCACCGCTCCATCCTGGCCGCGCGGGCCGCCTACTTCGAGGCCATGTTCCGCTCCTTCTCGCCGCTCGACAACGTCGTCAAC ATTCAGATATGCGACACGGTACCGTCGGAGGAGGCCTTCGACTCCCTGCTGCGGTACATCTACTACGGCGACACCAACATGCCCACCGAGGACTCGTTGTACCTGTTCCAAGCTCCTATATACTATG GTTTCACAAACAATCGGCTCCAAGTGTTCTGCAAACATAACCTCCAAAGCAATGTCTCTCCGGAGAATGTACTCGCCATCTTACAAGCCGCGGACCGTATGAGGGCCACTGATATTAAGGAGTACGCTCTGAAGATGATCGTCCATCATTTTGATCAG GTGGCCCGCCAAGAAGCTATCAAGAACCTCGCGCAACCTCTACTAGTCGACATCATATGGGCACTCGCTGAAGAGCCACACGTCGACACACCCCTCCCCCTCCAGCCGCGCTCCCTCCCGCCATCGACATCAGCCGACACACTCGCAGAGGACCCAGAATACAAACGCCACAGAACGGGAAACTAG
- the LOC113394860 gene encoding cytochrome b-c1 complex subunit 9 encodes MSLWSTLNRNVFKRTSTFAVAVAGGTFFFERTFEVISVTIFESINKGKLWKDIKHKYE; translated from the exons ATGTCGCTGTGGTCAACCCTGAATCGAAATGTGTTCAAAAGAACATCAACTTTTGCTGTCGCTGTAGCAGGTGGAACGTTTTTCTTCGAAAGAACCTTCGAAGTTATATCAGTTACCATTTTTGAAAGTATAAATAAGGGA AAACTCTGGAAAGACATCAAACACAAGTACGAGTAA
- the LOC113394858 gene encoding ras-related protein Rab-35 — protein sequence MAREFDHLFKLLIIGDSGVGKSCLLLRFADNTFSGSYITTIGVDFKIRTLEINGERVKLQIWDTAGQERFRTITSTYYRGTHGVIVVYDVTNGESFANVKRWLHEIEQNCDVVNKVLVGNKNDCPSRKVVVTEDAQRFASQMNIPLFETSAKENINVEEMFLTITKMVLRSKLEMKERQNVTANDTVNLKRSHKTKKKCC from the exons ATGGCTCGCGAGTTTGATCACCTCTTCAAACTGCTGATTATCGGTGACAGTG GTGTTGGTAAGAGCTGTCTTCTACTGCGGTTTGCCGATAATACATTCTCCGGTAGTTACATTACGACGATAGGTGTAGATTTCAAAATAAGAACTTTAGAGATAAACGGTGAACGGGTTAAACTGCAGATATGGGATACGGCCGGTCAGGAAAGATTCAGGACAATCACGAGCACTTATTACAGAGGAACTCACGGTGTAATCGTTGTATACGACGTCACTAATGGGGAGTCCTTTGCTAATGTCAAGAGGTGGTTACATGAGATTGAACAGAACTGCGATGTCGTTAACAAAGTTTTAG ttGGCAATAAGAATGACTGCCCTTCACGAAAAGTAGTTGTTACCGAGGATGCTCAGAGGTTTGCCAGTCAAATGAATATACCATTGTTTGAAACCAGTGCAAAGGAGAACATCAATGTTGAAGAAATGTttcttacaataacaaaaatg GTATTAAGGTCTAAATTGGAAATGAAAGAGCGACAGAATGTAACAGCAAACGACACAGTAAATTTAAAGAGGAGCCACAAAACGAAAAAGAAATGTTGCTAG